The bacterium genomic sequence TACCGATAACCGCTTTCGTAGGTGAACATATTTTGTCTCTTTATGATGTTGTGTGAGAAAAGAAAGAAGGATTCTAACAAGTCGTTGCAGCGGACGGCGGGGACTCTGCCGAGATTGAAAATTTTGTGGTATCTCAAGGAGTAATCATGTTTACAAAGTTTGGTGGTAATTCTCCCCGCCGCACCTGAACTTTATCGTTAGGCTATAGGAATGAAATTTTTGGAGGAGGATACAATGAAAGGTAGTATCGAAGCAATCTATGAACACGGAGTTTTTAACCCATTGAAAGAAATTACCTTACCGGAGAAACAGCACGTTCAACTCGTTGTTAAGGTAATTACACAAGAGACAAGAAATGAAATATTGGAGTTGGCATCACAAGTCTATAATGGACTATCAAATCAAGATATAGATGATGTTGAAAAAATAGCCTTGAATCGTCGTGAGTTTTTCAAGGAGAAGGAGACTTAATGACTCTTTTACAGGTAGTATTGGATACTGATATTCTTTCAGCAATTATGCGAAAAAATCCCATTGTGATTCCAAAGGCACAGAGATACCTGGCGGCACATAGACGGTTTACGATTTCTATTATCACTCGATATGAAATATTACGGGGGCTGAAGGCGAAAGGTGCAACTATGCAAGAAATAACATTTGATCATTTCTGTGCAAGGAATCTCATATTACCACTCAGCGATAAAGTCATAGTCAAAGCAGCAGAAATTTATGCCACATTGCATCAAAAAGGAGTTTTAATTAGTGATGCTGATATCCTGATTGCAGCTTCTGCATTAGTACATAGATTGGGAATAGCAACAAATAATGAAGAACATTTTAGACGGATTGCGGGTCTTCAAGTAGAAAACTGGTTTAAGGGAACAATTTCAGATGTTGAAAGCTAAATAGTTTTCTGAAGAGGTAGTTTAAAATTTAGACAACTATAACAAAAATATGACAACATAAAGAGCCTAACCATTCACTGCACCTGACTGCGGGGGGCTGGGTCTCTTTTCAAAGTTTTGTGGTTGACCAAAGTTTATCCTCTTCATAAAGTTTAGTGGTAATCATCTCCCCGCAGCAGGTGAGCTCAGTCGTTAGACTAA encodes the following:
- a CDS encoding antitoxin family protein, whose protein sequence is MKGSIEAIYEHGVFNPLKEITLPEKQHVQLVVKVITQETRNEILELASQVYNGLSNQDIDDVEKIALNRREFFKEKET
- a CDS encoding type II toxin-antitoxin system VapC family toxin, encoding MTLLQVVLDTDILSAIMRKNPIVIPKAQRYLAAHRRFTISIITRYEILRGLKAKGATMQEITFDHFCARNLILPLSDKVIVKAAEIYATLHQKGVLISDADILIAASALVHRLGIATNNEEHFRRIAGLQVENWFKGTISDVES